Genomic DNA from Mycolicibacterium helvum:
CCAAGGTGGCCGACAAGGTGTACTCGGTGCAACGCTCCCCCACCTGGATACTGCCCAAGCCGGACCGGCCGTACAGCGACCGGGAGCGCTGGATCTTCAAGCGCATTCCGTTCGCCAAGAAGTTCTACCGCACCCGGCTGTGGCTGCGCAGTGAACGCAACATCTCGGTGATCGAGAACGGCAGCGACAAAACCCAAGAGTTCAAAGACATCTCGCTGCGCCACCTGGAGTCCGCGGTGGCCGACGCCGACCTGCGCGCCAAACTCACCCCCGAACACCCACTGGGCTGTAAGCGGCTGGTGTTCGCCGCCGACTACCTGTCGACCTTGACCCAGCCGCACGTCGAGGTGGTGTCCAGCCCGGCCCGCTCGCTGCGGGCACGCTCGCTGGTCACCGAGGATGGCTCCGAACTCGACGTCGACGTGGTGCTGTGCGCCACCGGTTACGCCGCCACCGACTACCTCGGCCAGATCGAGGTCCTCGGCGAGCACGGCCGGTCACTGCACGACACCTGGCACGACGGTGCCTTCGCGTATCTAGGCATGACAGTTCCGGGTTTCCCGAACTTCTTCATGCTCTACGGACCCAACACCAACGTCGGCTCCAACAGCGTGATCTTCGTGCTCGAAGCCCAGGCCCACTACATCGTGCGGGCGCTGAAGCACCTGCGCCGCACGCGCGGGCGCTATGTGGCGGTGCGCGCCCAAGCGATGGCGGACTACCTGTCCGATATCGACCGGTGGATGGCGGGCACCGTCTGGACCACGCGATGCAGCAACTACTTCCGGGCGCCCAACGGCCGGGTGGTCACGCAGTGGCCGCGCAGTGCGCGCGCGTTCTGGACGATGACGCGCCGATTTCGCCCCCGCGCCTACACGTTCACCGCACCGCCGGGCGGATAGCACCATGCAGCCCGACCCCGAACTCCTCCGGCGACTCGACCCCGCGCTGCACGGGTTCGCCGCAGCACGCAGCGATCTGTCGCTGGGTGGTCTTGCCGCCGTTCGGGATTCGCTCAACCAACGCCGGCACGAGGCGGTCGGCCAGATCGATACCACCGGGGTCGAGATCACCGACGCCCGCGTTCCGTGTGACGGCACGGCGGCGGTTCCGGTCCGGATCTACCGCGGCGCCCCGGCACCGTCGCCGGCCGTGATCTATTGTCACGCCGGTGCATTCGTAATGGGCAACCTCGACACCGACCACCGCCAGTGCGTCGAACTGGCCCGCCAAAGTGCCTGCACGGTCATTTCCGTCGACTATCGACTGGCCCCCGAACACCCCTACCCGGCTGCGCTCGAGGACACCGCCGCGGTACTGGCATGGGCCTGGGCGACAGCCCAGGAGCTCGGACTGGACCGCGACCGGCTGGCACTGGCCGGCAACAGCGCCGGAGCCGCGCTGGCCGCCGGGCTCGCCCAGCGGGCAACGGCCGAGACGTCGCCGCCGATCGTCGGCCTGTTGCTGCACCAACCCGTGCTCGACGACCGCCGCAGCGCGTCAAAAGCGGAGTTCGACTCCACCCCCGGCTTCGACGGGGTCGCCGCCGGACTGATGTGGCGGCACTATCTCGGCCAGACTGCCCCCAGCGCTGCCGCGGTACCCGGCCGCGGCCACCAAATGATCGGCGCCGCAAGCACCTTCATCACCTGCTCAGAGCTGGATCCGCTGCGTGACGAGGCACTGGAGTACGCCCGCCAGTTGTTGCAGGCCGGCGTTCGCACCGACCTGCACATCTTCGGCGGAACCTGTCACGGCTTCGACTCGCTGTGTCCCGACTGGAAGGTCAGCACGGCACTGCTGACAATGCAGGCGCAGGCGCTGCGGCGCTTCTTCGGCGAATCTTGAGCTTTACAGATTCTCGTGAAACTGTCACGCTGTGTCTCGTGCAGGATATCGACGAACGAGACCGGCAGCGCGAGCTCGCCCGGTCACGGCAACGCACCCCCAGGCACGCCCGCTACCAGCTCGACGTCGTCGGCGCCCATGTCGCCGACATCGTGGACTCGGCGGGCGGCTGGCTCTTCGACCGGGTGATGGCGGGCTGGGATGTACGGGTCGCAGTCGCCGATCCGGGCGACCTGGCCGCACTGCAGATCCTCGGTGTTCAGACGGTCGGGCTGGGAACGGTGTTCGGCGCCGGCGCGAACGCCCCGACCGCGCTGGCGGTGGCCGCCGCGGTGTGCGGCACCGACGATCGGGTGCGCGATGCGTTGGCGGCGTCGGTGCGCTCGGCGCGAACGGAAGTCACCATGTGGGGTGATGTGTGGGTCCCCAGCATGGGGCGTCCCGGCGACGAGGTCCGTCACGAATTGAGCGCAGCCGCACGCATGTTCAAGGCTCAGGCGGCGTTCGCCGCGGGGCTGGAGCCGACGACCGCAGCCTTCGAGGTATTCCGGAGCTACGGCCAGTTGATTGGGGCCGATTACCCCGACCTACTGCCAATGGGCTGACGCCCGCTGCTACTTGTCGACGAAGATGTCGATGATCGGATTGTCGCCGCCGCCGTAATGGGACAGGTCCTCGATACCGGCCGCCCGCAAGACGTCAGAGTCGATCAGGCAGGAGCCGTTGACCTGCGCGCCCGGCGAGGTGAGGATCTCGACCGCCGCGTCGGCCATGATCTCCGGGCTGCGCGAAGACGCCATGGCCTCTTCGAAGTCCGGGGAGTTGGCCACCGCCGAGGTCGCGATGTAGGTCTCGGGCCACAGGCAGCTGAAACCGATTCCGGTGTCGGCATATTCGGCCGCCCACCCCAACGACAGCAGTGTCATCCCGTACTTCGACAGCGTGTAGGCCGGGTGGGCACCCAGCCAGTACGGATTCAGGTTCAGCGGCGGCGCGATGGTGACCACGTGGCCGTTGGGCGATGTGCGCAGATGCGGCAGGCAGGCTTTGGTCAGCAGGAACGTGCCGCGAATGTTGATCTGCTGCATGAGATCGAACTTCTTGGCCGACAACGTTTCGGTCGGGTCGGTGGCGATGGCGCTCGCATTGTTGATGCAGATGTCCACCCCGCCGAAATTCTGCACGGCGGCGTCGACCGCGCGGGCGACATCCTCCTCGCTGCGCACGTCGCCGACCACCGCGACGGCCTTACCGCCGGCCGCTTCGATCTCGGCGGCAGCGGTGTAGACCGTGCCGGGCAGCTTCGGGTGCGGCTCGGCGGTCTTGGCCAGCAGCACGACATTGGCGCCGTGCCGGGCCGCACCGAGCGCGATGGCCAGACCGATTCCCCGGCTGCCGCCGGATACGACCAGGGTGCGGTCGACGAGCGAACACGTCTCGGCCATCATTCTCCTCGTTGAAAACTACATTCTCATTCTCAGCGAGCATAATACTCATGCAGGAAGAACGGTTGTCGGGATCGGTGGCATCGGGCGGGGTAACGAGGAAGCTTTTCAGTCACCCGGCCGTGAATGGCGACCGTAAGTCTCGACGTCGGCGCGCTCGTCGCGATGGTGGCGGGCCGGCTGCGGCTGACTCGGGTCGATGAGGCGATGCCGGGACCGTGGCGCGGGCTCTGGTGCCACGATCTCCAGAGGCCGGTGGTGCGATTCACCATCGACAGGGAAACCGTTGTGCGCGAATCCAATCGGCTCAACGGGCAGCTCGGCCCGTGGTTCGGGCTCGTCGAGCGGATGCTGCCACACAATCACTTCGGTCGCGTCATCGACCGGTTCGGGCACGGACACCGGCCGGTGGGTCGAATCCACCTCATACTCCACGTAGTCGTCGTCGTCATAGTCGTCGTCATAGACCGGGATTTCGTCGGTGATGTCGTCGTCCATCGCCGGGCGCGGGGACCCCAGCCCACCGAGCACGAACAGCGCCGCGACGATGCCGAACAGTGCGACGAACGCGGGCAGCAGCATCGACTGCGCCAGAGCCGCCGAGAACGGCTCGTGCAAGAACGTCGGAAGCTTCAGCACGGCCATTTCACTGGCCGACGCGTCAGTTGGCGCGGCCGGCATCTCGTCGCTGATCCGGGAGGCCATGAACGCGGCGATCCCGGCGCTGCCCAGCACCGAACCGACTTGTCGGGTCGCGTTGTAGACGCCGGCGCCGGCGCCGGCCAGATGCGGCGGCAGGTTGCGGGTGGCAGTGGTGGCCAGCGGCGCCCAGATGAACGCCATGCCGACGCCCATCGCGATCAGCGGCAGCACCAGCCGCCAGATCGGCGTCGTCGGCGTCATGTCGATCGACAGCCAGGTCAGGGCAATCGCGACCACCGAGAAGCCGAACCCGAGGATCGGCCGGGGATGGGCCCGGTCGACCAGTTGACCCACGAACGGGGCCAGCACCCCGCTGAAGATGGCCATCGGCGCGATCAGCAGCGCCGAGCGCGTCGGCGACAGGCCACACACCACCTGGGCGTAGAAGAAGATCGGCAGCATCATCGCGGTGACGACGAAGCCGATCACTGCCACACCGAGGTTGGACAGGGTGAAGTCCCGATCGGCGAACATCTGCAACGGCACCAGCGGCTCGCGGCGGTTGATCGACTGCCAGTACACGAACGCGGTGAAGAACCCGACGCCCGCGACGATGACCGCCCAGATCCAGGCCTGCCAGTGGTGGCTCTGGCCCTCCTGCAGACCGAACACGACCAGGAACATGCCGACGCCGGAGAGCACCACACCCAGGACATCGAAGCGGTGCCTGCTGGTCGGCATCGTCGGGATCAGCCAGACCGCCAGCGCCAAGCCGATCACACCGACCGGAACGTTGACGAAGAAGATCCACTCCCAGCCCAGCCGCCCGACCAGCACTCCGCCGGCCAGCGGGCCGATCAGGGTGGCCACTCCCGCGGTCGCACCCCACATGCTCATCGCCACGCCGCGGCGCTCGGGCGGAAAGATGCGGGTGATCGTTGACAGGGTCTGCGGGGTCAGCAGGGCGGCGCCGATTCCCTGCGCGACGCGGGCGGCGATCAGCATGTCGATAGAGCCGGCCAGACCGCACCACAGCGAGGACGCGGTGAAGATGGCCAGGCCGATGATGTAGAGATTTTTCGGGCCGAAGCGATCCCCGAGGCGCCCGGCCAGCAGCAGCGGCACGGCGTAGGCCAGCAGGTAGGCGCTGGTCACCCAGATGACAGTGTCGTAGCTGGTGATCTCCAGCCCGTCCATGATGCTGGGGTTGGCGACCGCGACGATCGTCGAGTCGACCAGGATCATGAAGAATCCGACGAGCATGGCCCACAGCGCAGGCCACGGATTCGCGGGCGCGCTGGGCTGGTCCGGCTCGGGGTCCAAGTCCACGTCCGGCGCCGAGCCGGCCATGTGCCTGGTCATATCCGTACCTCACTTCGGCTTGCTGCAACGGTGTCGGCGCGCGCTGTCGAACCGTTGTCGGGCCCCCGCACCTCATCGGTTAGCAGCAACACCATGTGCGTAACGCTGCCGGATGTGATTGTGCTTCCGGCTGCCGTCACGCGCCGGATCGAGCCTATCGGCCCGCCGAGCGGGTGCCCGGTGGCGGCCCCGGCCAGACGCGACGACTCCGGCGTACGTTGAGGCAGACAGCCATCACGATCCTGGACCGATTTCCAGCGCAGGAGAAGCCATGCATTCCGACCGCTTTCGGCCATTAGTGGACTCGAAGGGTCCGTTCGTCTCGATCTACTTCGACGACTCCCATGACACCCAGGACGCCTCGGCGCAGCTCGACGCCAGGCTCCGCGATGTACGCAAGCACCTCGAGGAGCAGTCCGTCGACGCGGCGGTGATCGAGGCCATCGACGGCGCCGTGCGCGGCGCCCATCCGCCCGTGGGCCGCAGCGGCCGGGCG
This window encodes:
- a CDS encoding flavin-containing monooxygenase, with the translated sequence MPADRLSRLSVGIIGAGPGGLALGIFLAKASFRDFTIFDREDGVGGTWRINTYPGLACDVKSHLYSYSFDLNSDWSRMWPGQPELLEYFERSTDRHGLRPHLRLNTEITTAQWNPGANTWTLTDSTGQHHTFDIVVSAVGMFTRPLLPELHELEPFTGTLMHTARWDHSVDLRGTRVAVLGTGSTASQLLPEVAKVADKVYSVQRSPTWILPKPDRPYSDRERWIFKRIPFAKKFYRTRLWLRSERNISVIENGSDKTQEFKDISLRHLESAVADADLRAKLTPEHPLGCKRLVFAADYLSTLTQPHVEVVSSPARSLRARSLVTEDGSELDVDVVLCATGYAATDYLGQIEVLGEHGRSLHDTWHDGAFAYLGMTVPGFPNFFMLYGPNTNVGSNSVIFVLEAQAHYIVRALKHLRRTRGRYVAVRAQAMADYLSDIDRWMAGTVWTTRCSNYFRAPNGRVVTQWPRSARAFWTMTRRFRPRAYTFTAPPGG
- a CDS encoding alpha/beta hydrolase translates to MQPDPELLRRLDPALHGFAAARSDLSLGGLAAVRDSLNQRRHEAVGQIDTTGVEITDARVPCDGTAAVPVRIYRGAPAPSPAVIYCHAGAFVMGNLDTDHRQCVELARQSACTVISVDYRLAPEHPYPAALEDTAAVLAWAWATAQELGLDRDRLALAGNSAGAALAAGLAQRATAETSPPIVGLLLHQPVLDDRRSASKAEFDSTPGFDGVAAGLMWRHYLGQTAPSAAAVPGRGHQMIGAASTFITCSELDPLRDEALEYARQLLQAGVRTDLHIFGGTCHGFDSLCPDWKVSTALLTMQAQALRRFFGES
- a CDS encoding SDR family oxidoreductase, giving the protein MAETCSLVDRTLVVSGGSRGIGLAIALGAARHGANVVLLAKTAEPHPKLPGTVYTAAAEIEAAGGKAVAVVGDVRSEEDVARAVDAAVQNFGGVDICINNASAIATDPTETLSAKKFDLMQQINIRGTFLLTKACLPHLRTSPNGHVVTIAPPLNLNPYWLGAHPAYTLSKYGMTLLSLGWAAEYADTGIGFSCLWPETYIATSAVANSPDFEEAMASSRSPEIMADAAVEILTSPGAQVNGSCLIDSDVLRAAGIEDLSHYGGGDNPIIDIFVDK
- a CDS encoding MFS transporter, producing MTRHMAGSAPDVDLDPEPDQPSAPANPWPALWAMLVGFFMILVDSTIVAVANPSIMDGLEITSYDTVIWVTSAYLLAYAVPLLLAGRLGDRFGPKNLYIIGLAIFTASSLWCGLAGSIDMLIAARVAQGIGAALLTPQTLSTITRIFPPERRGVAMSMWGATAGVATLIGPLAGGVLVGRLGWEWIFFVNVPVGVIGLALAVWLIPTMPTSRHRFDVLGVVLSGVGMFLVVFGLQEGQSHHWQAWIWAVIVAGVGFFTAFVYWQSINRREPLVPLQMFADRDFTLSNLGVAVIGFVVTAMMLPIFFYAQVVCGLSPTRSALLIAPMAIFSGVLAPFVGQLVDRAHPRPILGFGFSVVAIALTWLSIDMTPTTPIWRLVLPLIAMGVGMAFIWAPLATTATRNLPPHLAGAGAGVYNATRQVGSVLGSAGIAAFMASRISDEMPAAPTDASASEMAVLKLPTFLHEPFSAALAQSMLLPAFVALFGIVAALFVLGGLGSPRPAMDDDITDEIPVYDDDYDDDDYVEYEVDSTHRPVSVPEPVDDATEVIVWQHPLDEPEPRAELPVEPIGFAHNGFPVDGESHHRPLEIVAPEPAPRSRHRLIDPSQPQPARHHRDERADVETYGRHSRPGD